The following DNA comes from Oncorhynchus mykiss isolate Arlee chromosome 16, USDA_OmykA_1.1, whole genome shotgun sequence.
agggggatgtgtcctgataacgatgaaccaacgtgccatagaggagagggggatgtgtcctgataacgatgaaccaacgtgccatagaggagagggggatgtgtccccgataacgatgaaccaacgtgccatagaggagagggggatgtgtccccgataatgaggaaccaacgtgccatagaggagaggaggatgtgccccgataacgatgaaccaacgtgccatagaggggagggggatgtgtcctgataacgatgaaccaacgtgccatagaggagagggggatgtgtcctgataacgatgaaccaacgtgccatagaggagagggggatgtgtcctgataacgatgaaccaacgtgccatagaggagagggggatgtgtccccgataacgatgaaccaacgtgccatagaggagagggggatgtgtcctgataacgatgaaccaacgtgccatagaggagagggggatatgtcctgataacgatgaaccaacgtgccatagaggggagggggatgtgtcctgataacgatgaaccaacgtgccatagaggggagggggatgtgtccccgataacgatgaaccaacgtgccatagaggagagggggatgtgtccccgataacgatgaaccaacgtgccatagaggagagggggatgtgtcctgataactatgaaccaacgtgccatagaggagagggggatgtgtcctgataacgatgaaccaacgtgccatagaggagagggggatgtgtccccgataacgatgaaccaacgtgccatagaggagaggaggatgtgtccccgataatgaggaaccaacgtgccatagaggagagggggatgtgtcctgataacgatgaaccaacgtgccatagaggagaggaggatgtgtccccgataacaatgaaccaacgtgccatagaggagagggggatgtgtcctgataacgatgaaccaacgtgccatagaggagagggggatgtgtccccgataacgatgaaccaacgtgccatagaggagagggggatgtgtccccgataatgaggaaccaacgtgccatagaggagaggaggatgtgccccgataacgatgaaccaacgtgccatagaggggagagggatgtgtcctgataacgatgaaccaacgtgccatagaggagagggggatgtgtcctgataacgatgaaccaacgtgccatagaggagagggggatgtgtccccgataacgatgaaccaacgtgccatagaggagagggggatgtgtcctgataacgatgaaccaacgtgccatagaggagagggggatgtgtccccgataacgatgaaccaacgtgccatagaggggagggggatgtgtccccgataacgatgaaccaacgtgccatagaggggagggggatgtgtccccgataacgatgaaccaacgtgccatagaggggagggggatgtgtccccgataacgatgaaccaacgtgccatagaggagagggggatgtgtccccgataatgatgaaccaacgtgccatagaggagaggaggatgtgccccgataacgatgaaccaacgtgccatagaggggagggggatgtgtcctgataacgatgaaccaacgtgccatagaggagagggggatgtgtcctgataacgatgaaccaacgtgccatagaggagagggggatgtgtccccgataacgatgaaccaacgtgccatagaggagagggggatgtgtccccgataatgaggaaccaacgtgccatagaggagaggaggatgtgccccgataacgatgaaccaacgtgccatagaggggagggggatgtgtcctgataacgatgaaccaacgtcccatagaggagagggggatgtgtcctgataacgatgaaccaacgtgccatagaggagagggggatgtgtccccgataacgatgaaccaacgtgccatagaggagagggggatgtgtcctgataacgatgaaccaacgtgccatagaggagagggggatgtgtccccgataacgatgaaccaacgtgccatagaggggagggggatgtgtccccgataacgatgaaccaacgtgccatagaggagagggggatgtgtccccgataatgaggaaccaacgtgccatagaggagaggaggatgtgccccgataacgatgaaccaacgtgccatagaggggagggggatgtgtcctgataacgatgaaccaacgtgccatagaggagagggggatgtgtcctgataacgatgaaccaacgtgccatagaggagagggggatgtgtccccgataacgatgaaccaacgtgccatagaggagagggggatgtgtcctgataacgatgaaccaacgtgccatagaggagagggggatgtgtccccgataacgatgaaccaacgtgccatagaggggagggggatgtgtccccgataacgatgaaccaacgtgccatagaggggagggggatgtgtccccgataacgatgaaccaacgtgccatagaggggagggggatgtgtccccgataacgatgaaccaacgtgccatagaggggagggggatgtgtccccgataacgatgaaccaacgtgccatagaggagagggggatgtgtccccgataacgatgaaccaacgtgccatagaggagaggtggatgtgtctccgataacgatgaaccaacgtgccatagaggagagggggatgtgtccccgataacgatgaaccaacgtgccatagaggagagggggatgtgtccccgataaagatgaaccaacgtgccatagaggagagggggatgtgtccccgataacgatgaaccaacgtgccatagaggagagggggatgtgtccccgataacgatgaaccaacgtgccatagaggagagggggatgtgtccccgataatgaggaaccaacgtgccatagaggagaggaggatgtgccccgataacgatgaaccaacgtgccatagaggggagggggatgtgtcctgataacgatgaaccaacgtcccatagaggagagggggatgtgtcctgataacgatgaaccaacgtgccatagaggagagggggatgtgtccccgataacgatgaaccaacgtgccatagaggagagggggatgtgtcctgataacgatgaaccaacgtgccatagaggagagggggatgtgtccccgataacgatgaaccaacgtgccatagaggggagggggatgtgtccccgataacgatgaaccaacgtgccatagaggagagggggatgtgtccccgataatgaggaaccaacgtgccatagaggagaggaggatgtgccccgataacgatgaaccaacgtgccatagaggggagggggatgtgtcctgataacgatgaaccaacgtgccatagaggagagggggatgtgtcctgataacgatgaaccaacgtgccatagaggagagggggatgtgtccccgataacgatgaaccaacgtgccatagaggagagggggatgtgtcctgataacgatgaaccaacgtgccatagaggagagggggatgtgtccccgataacgatgaaccaacgtgccatagaggggagggggatgtgtccccgataacgatgaaccaacgtgccatagaggggagggggatgtgtccccgataacgatgaaccaacgtgccatagaggggagggggatgtgtccccgataacgatgaaccaacgtgccatagaggggagggggatgtgtccccgataacgatgaaccaacgtgccatagaggagagggggatgtgtccccgataacgatgaaccaacgtgccatagaggagaggtggatgtgtctccgataacgatgaaccaacgtgccatagaggagagggggatgtgtccccgataacgatgaaccaacgtgccatagaggagagggggatgtgtccccgataaagatgaaccaacgtgccatagaggagagggggatgtgtccccgataacgatgaaccaacgtgccatagaggagagggggatgtgtccccgataacgatgaaccaacgtgccatagaggagagggggatgtgtccccgataacgatgaaccaatgtgccatagaggagagggggatgtgtccccgataacgatgaaccaacgtgccatagaggagaggaggatgtgtcctgataacgatgaaccaacgtgccatagaggagagggggatgtgtcctgataacgaataaccaacgtgccatagaggagagggggatgtgtccccgataacgatgaaccaatgtgccatagaggagagggggatgtgtccccgataacgatgaaccaacgtgccatagaggagagggggatgtgtcctgataacgatgaaccaacgtgccatagaggagagggggatgtccTGATAaagatgaaccaacgtgccatagaggagaggaggatgtgtcctgataacgatgaaccaacgtgccatagaggagagggggatgtgtccccgataacgatgaaccaacgtgccatagaggagaggaggatgtgtccccgataaagatgaaccaacgtgccatagaggagagggggatgtgtccccgacaacgatgaaccaacgtgccatagaggagaggaggatgtgtccccgataacgatgaaccaacgtgccatagaggagagggggatgtgtccccaacaacgatgaaccaacgtgccatagaggagaggaggatgtgtccccgataacgatgaaccaacgtgccatagaggagaggagcatGTGTctccgataacgatgaaccaacgtgccatagaggagaggaggatgtgtccccgataacgatgaaccaacgtgccatagaggagagggggatgtgtccccgataacgatgaaccaacgtgccatagaggagagggggatgtgtccccgataacgatgaaccaacgtgccatagaggagaggaggatgtgtccccgataacgatgaaccaacgtgccatagaggagaggaggatgtgtccccgacaacgatgaaccaacgtgccatagaggagagggggttgtgccccgataacgatgaaccaacgtgccatagaggagaggaggatgtgtccccgacaacgatgaaccaacgtgccatagaggagaggaggatgtgtccccgataacgatgaaccaacgtgccatagacgagaggaggatgtgtccccgataaagatgaaccaacgtgccatagaggagagggggatgtgtctccgataacgatgaaccaacgtgccatagaggagagggggatgtgtccccgataacgatgaaccaacgtgccatagaggggagggggatgtgtcctgataacaatgaaccaacgtgccatagaggagaggaggatgtgtcctgataacgatgaaccaacgttctctctgtttctccactTATGCTTTAAAGGAAGGTCTGCTGCACCACAACAACATTGTCACTTTAGTTTGTGTACTTGGCACATTCACTTTTATCCAGGACAAGTCACCTAGCTTGCAGTTTTACGTACTATCTACGTAATGATTCAAGTTGGGTTAAGCATCTTGCCTGTGGGCGCAGCATAATGTCCTCGGTTCTACTGGATGTGGCTCCCTCACTGGGCACacgctggttgaatcaacattattTCCACGTTATTTAAATGAAATtgcgttgaaccaacgtggaatagacgttgaattgacgtctgtgcccagtgggcctGCAGAATGTGCTTTTGCTCCGTAGCCCACGGTTTCTCATGGATTTTTAATAACGTGCCATTACATTACATCGTATTACATCACACGTCAATAAAAATAGACAATATTAAGAGCTATAAAACCTCAGCGCCAAATCAACCAAATTCGCCTCTAAGTAAAAAGCGGCAGTTGAACTTGCCAGGGACTTTTTTCTTCAGTCTTTAGTATTCCAGAGGAGTTGGTCTCTGCAGGATTGTGGCCGTTGCCAGGGCAGCGTATAGGGGCCGTTCTGTGCATGGCCTCAGAGTTTGGGGGCCTTCCTTCGGATGTCGAAGAGTGTCCTGCGCCTCTGACTAATCACCTGGGACACAATGCAGGGAGAAGGGACCAGAGGGTCTGGGGCAATGTTCTAATTAACTTTATCCCAGTGAATCTACAGGACAAAACCCCCGTTCTGTCACTCTTTGTTTTTAAAAGGGTTCAGCGAAGGAAATGTGGTGGAAATTAATCAGGTTTAATCTAATTAGAAGTAATGGATTGCTTTAAAGTGAGGCAGGAATGTTGAAGAGTCACTGGTGTTTCCTTCTACGCCCTCTAGGTACTGACGATCTAGGCCAGGATGCCACCACAGACCAGGATGCCACCACAGGTCAGGATGCCCCTACAGGCCAGGATGCCAACACAGGCCAGGATGCCACCACAGGTCAGGATGCCCCTACAGGCCAGGATGCCAACACAGATCAGGATGCCACCACAGGCCAGGATGCCACCACAGGCCAGGATGTCACCACAGATCAGGATGCCACCACAGGTCAGGATGCCCCTACAGGCCAGGATGCCAACACAGGCCAGGATGCCAACACAGGCCAGGATGCCACCACAGACCAGGATTCCACCACAGACCAGGATGCCACCACAGGTCAGGATGCCCCTACAGGCCAGGATGCCACCACAGGCCAGGATGCCACCACAGATCAGGATGCCACCACAGACCAGGATGCCACCACAGATCAGGATGCCACCACAGACCAGGATGCCACCACAGATCAGGATGCCACCACAGACCCCAGGATGCCACAATAGCGATGGGGGGTCACTGCTATGCCACTGTTGCTGTATGTACAGAATACATGTTGGgtgcaaaaataaaaatatagactCAATATCCACTCTAAAAATATAGACTTTATATTTACTCTAAAAATACAGACTCGATATCCACTCTAAAAATAGACTCAATATCGACTCTAAAAATAGACTCAATATCGACTCTAAAAATAGACTCAATATCGACTCTAAAAATAGACTCAATATCTACTCTAAAAATAGACTCAATATCGACTCTAAAAATAGACTCAATATCCTCTCTAAAAATATAGACTCAATATCTACTCTAAAAATATAGACTCAATATTTACTCTAAAAATATAGACTATATCTACTCTAACAATAGACACAATATTTACTCTAAAAATAGACTCAATATCCACTCTAAAAATAGACTCAATATCCTCTATAAAAATATAGACTCAATATCTACTCTAAAAATAGACTCAATATCCTCTATAAAAATTTAGACTCAATATCTACTCTAAAAATAGACTCAATATTTACTCTAAAAATAGACTCAATATCTACTCTAAAAATAGACTCAATATCCTCTCTAAAAGTAGACTCAATATTTACTCTAAAAATATAGACCCAATATCCACTCTAAAAATAGACTCAATATTTACTCTAAAAATAGACTCAATATCCACGCTAAAAATAGACTCAATATCCTCACTAAAAATATAGACTCAATATCTACGCTAAAAATAGACTCAATATCCTCACTAAAAATATAGACTCAATATCTACGCTAAAAATAGACTCAATATCCAATCTAAAAATAGACTCAATATCCTCTCTAAAAATATAGACTCAATATTTACTCTAAAAATATAGACTCAATATCTCTAAAAACATAGACTCAATATCTACTCTAAAAATAGACTCAATATTTGCTCTAAAAATAAACTCAATATCCACTCTAAAAATAGACTCAATATCCTCTATAAAAATATAGACTCAATGTCTACTCTAAAAATAGACTCAATATTTACTCTAAAAATAGACTCAGTATTTACTCTAAAAATAGACTCAATATCCACTCTAAAAATAGACTCAACATCCTCTCTAAAACATAGACTAAATATCTACTCTAAAAATAGACTCAATATCTACTCTAAATATAGACCCAATATCCACTCTAAAAATAGACTCAACATCCTCTCTAAAACATAGACTAAATATCTACTCTAAAAATATATACTAAATATCTACTCTAAAAATAGACTCAATATCTACTCTAAAAATGTGGACTTAATATCTACTCCAAAAATATATACTCAATGTCTACTCTAAAAATAGACTCAATATCTACTCTGCTTCCTCTTCTGTGTGTTAGTGAACATCTTCATTCATCTTTCAACTTTATCTGTTGGGAAGCAAGAAGGCCACTGCTCCATGGcatgtttaggtgtgtgtgtgtgtgtgtgtgtgtgtgtgtgtgtgtgtgtgtgtgtgtgtgtgtgtgtgtgtgtgtgtgtgtgtgtgtgtgtgtgtgtgtgtgtgtgtgtgtgtgtatgtgtgtgtgtggatttacGTTTCTGTGTCGGGGGGGGGGCTTGATTTAAAACCTACTGAACTGGTCCTGAACTGGTCCTAATCTGGTCCTGAACTGGTCCTAATCTGGTCCTGAACTGGTCCTAATCTGGTCCTGAACTGGTCCTAATCTGGTCCTGAACTGGTCCTAATCTGGTCCTGAACTGGTCCTAATCTGGTCCTGAACTGGTCCTAATCTGGTCCTGAACTGGTCCTAATCTGGTCCTGAACTGGTCCTAATCTGGTCCTAATCTGGTCCTAAACTGGTCCTAATCTGGTCCTAATCTGGTCCTGAACTGGTCCTACAAGTACAACTGTAGCGATTAATACGCAGAACATATACACTCATAgactcacacagacactcactcatCGCATTCTATGTTCACACAAAGACAGCCACTCTACATATGTACCCTCACATTGACCTGAATACACTCAAACAAATAGTTACAAATCAATCTACTCCTAGCCATATGTTGGCATCTCCCACGCACCACACATGAAGGAGAAAATGAGAGGCTGGAAAATAACCAGGAATTAAttctctgtggaatgttgttAGATCACGGTTTGAGACAGGTGACCTGGAGAGAGATCAGGAGGTTGGGAAAGGCAGAAAAGTGCCCAGGGTGTTAGGTGCTATGCAGACTAGAATGGAAAGACACTTCCACTGTACGTGTTGCATGATATTGATTCATTTTGTATCTCAATGATGAAATTGTTCACATGTTGGACTGGTTACTGGCATAGTGAAATCCTCAAGGAATACATGAGTGAAACAGCCTTCTTGGTCAATGGCACTGTCCCTCAACTGACGGCCCGCGTGACAATTTGTTTGTCCCCCATGTTGTTTgagcaaaaacatttttatttta
Coding sequences within:
- the LOC118939575 gene encoding regulator of G-protein signaling 3-like yields the protein MGTDDLGQDATTDQDATTGQDAPTGQDANTGQDATTGQDAPTGQDANTDQDATTGQDATTGQDVTTDQDATTGQDAPTGQDANTGQDANTGQDATTDQDSTTDQDATTGQDAPTGQDATTGQDATTDQDATTDQDATTDQDATTDQDATTDQDATTDPRMPQ